Proteins co-encoded in one Desulfoplanes formicivorans genomic window:
- a CDS encoding type I polyketide synthase has product MTRYVAVFSGIGTQWPGMGRELMVQGGAFAAGFREFDQAFAPMAGWSVEQMLYTQSGDIRPAHMGHPCVLAVECGLFRALQESGFEPDMIMGHSGGEVTAAWAAGVLSTTDAARVALAHSQLLVRVSGQGRMAFVGLPADNVERMIQPYNDRVQIAAINAPSGTVCSGDPKALQALGDACPAHVFFRMLAVDVPFHSKVIEAHLKEFAESLATLTPQPARIPILSSLHGKVARPGDFDAAYWCRHIGEPVRFEAAMRCALDRGAACFVEIAPHAVLQDSMAETASAMGHRVESTGTMCRNTDASQTLQQATDILKGWKEAPSACSGISDAHLGQAADKSRRRRRSELKKLIRQELKQVLPECEMGDDEPFRTHGLTSLLAVRFCSGLGQSLGLALPVSTVFNHPDITRLADHLSCLGDDVATGSGESVSCKHLEEPLAVVGVGCRLPGGINSMDEYWRFLVDGKDAVIPVPQDRWDRERYYDPDRNAPGKMYTCEAAFLTAPSPRLQDFDAHFFNISSREAAQLDPQQRLLLEVSWEAFEHAGIDPFAWRGKNVGVFVGMTNNEYSHAHRESYVRERIDAYSLTGTTLSGACGRVSYYYGFEGPCFSVDTACSSSMVALHAACRSLRQGESDMALVGGVTLMLTPDLHICFSKLGAISPDGRSKAFDDSADGYGRGEGAVVVLLKRLRDAQRDKDRILGLVRGTALNQDGKSNGLTSPNGLSQQKVIAQALRDAALRPEDVSYVEAHGTGTALGDAIELEALADAYRPSPGTLLRIGSVKANIGHLEPVSALASLAKLMLCLEHGALPANIHIKTPNTRFDWQGRGVEAPRTLQPWEGEHPRRAGMSSFGFSGVNGHAIIEEYVEPAVEESTQEPSAFLLLLSAKTEEALRDLAQATALEVQDMTPHHLAALCRSAACRRHHFAWRVAVVGSTPGEVAEQLRTAMPVRAAAQPETMGLLFTGQGSQYPDMGRSLFAMYPVFRKALEECDLLLQAHDFDLLQAIYGGMSAEELARTEYAQPVIASVSYALWRLWESFGLGFDYVAGHSIGEYPAAVASGVMRLEDMLVLALHRGRCMAQAPSGGMAAVFASEDEVAGLLAGHPQICIAAINAPVSLTVSGPQAALAAFLKDLKDRGVAYRELRVSHAFHSPDMDKAAKAFEGPLQEVELARPTRMDMISTVSGQMASLELTRWTYWRDQIVAPVRFFSAVQTMSEQCSLAVEAGPSTALSGLVWQCGLTLQCFPTLSPKQDGLRSLFGAMASLYGEGVVLNWDEVFASFPDQYVPLPGYPWQRQQHWMDVQVDPPSGFVRSDHVPGHRLDSPALGDSAVFVMDFSETGPGFVQEHVIFGKAISPAAGHMAMILAAVRELRGTECCQLGNVDFLSPLVVEPGQTRHVQVIIETPQASESRFRLVSRQGEEDWLTHCTGTVIFQPGPESVPVRKPGQLFAHRETKTAFYDRFLGQGYEVGPGFQRIEDISVRDGESMCRVQARRGDPGEAGHVIYPGALDAVLQTILPPFFHELADTMMTEEALLIPLHVERLSLWRPVPEALWCHARARRGSGDATLEGGTLAMDDKGQVVMELSGFVFRMTDRATLYRQMHSDPLQQVYVQQWDDAQLPKAGSGQVYVASLGRAETGARLAEVLGAHVLPTSGRELARALADVDTSGGHLLLVHGPCSDVDDLAAGEIRVCQDMLVALQQAVSFGLRVHVITSGVMKVLEDDEVQPSGAGLWGVGGSFALEHPDLWGGCVDMPGTAWSDEDMQLCARLCQAESVQDHRAVRHGRVYAQSLVHLKSDRQADAVPLSGTHVISGGSGSLGLHLARWLGDKGAEAVALMSRSGIRSESGRQALEDLRQKGVRVFDLQVDVTDVLQVEAALTGLRQEAPPLRGVYHAAGLLDDGVIMEMTPKRMHKVMEPKITGAVNLHLATRDDELQHFVLYSSAGTLLGAQGQSNYNAANLFFNVFAWWRQQQGLAGNSVCWGPWAEGGMAVATKRRGAHLERQGIVSLQADDALAAFQAASPLAPCFGVMHMDWKRFAQARSESLQQGSNGYFASLISTQWLHQDDMQNVEAVLGDATDAASLLEGLRLVACRLIGVSDPAHLAVEVPLLEQGFDSLLAVEFRNIIGRELGRTIPVSLIFEYPTLEKIAGWLRGSNGSETEEQIPVEIANVDHFADRDRQALLNDIDSLLGED; this is encoded by the coding sequence ATGACGAGATACGTTGCTGTTTTTTCCGGTATTGGAACCCAGTGGCCGGGGATGGGCCGCGAACTCATGGTTCAGGGGGGCGCATTTGCCGCAGGATTTCGTGAATTTGACCAGGCCTTTGCCCCCATGGCCGGCTGGTCTGTGGAACAGATGCTCTACACACAATCCGGTGACATCCGACCTGCCCATATGGGCCATCCCTGTGTACTGGCTGTGGAGTGCGGCCTGTTTCGTGCGTTGCAGGAGAGTGGTTTTGAGCCGGATATGATCATGGGGCACAGCGGGGGCGAAGTCACTGCGGCCTGGGCTGCAGGGGTGCTTTCGACAACCGATGCGGCCAGGGTGGCTCTGGCGCACAGTCAGTTGCTGGTCCGGGTCAGCGGTCAAGGGCGGATGGCTTTTGTGGGACTGCCTGCTGACAATGTGGAGCGCATGATTCAGCCGTATAACGATCGTGTGCAGATTGCGGCCATCAATGCCCCGTCGGGAACCGTGTGCAGTGGGGACCCGAAAGCGTTGCAGGCATTGGGGGATGCCTGTCCTGCCCATGTCTTTTTCCGCATGCTTGCCGTGGATGTTCCCTTTCACAGTAAGGTCATTGAAGCACATCTAAAAGAGTTTGCCGAGTCTTTGGCCACGCTCACCCCGCAACCAGCCCGTATTCCCATCCTGTCCTCGCTGCACGGCAAAGTTGCCCGGCCCGGAGATTTTGATGCGGCCTATTGGTGTCGGCACATTGGTGAACCGGTGCGTTTCGAGGCTGCCATGCGTTGTGCCCTGGATAGGGGCGCTGCCTGTTTTGTGGAAATCGCTCCCCATGCCGTGTTGCAGGATTCCATGGCCGAGACCGCATCCGCCATGGGTCACAGGGTGGAAAGCACGGGAACCATGTGCCGGAATACGGACGCCAGCCAGACATTGCAGCAAGCCACGGACATCCTGAAGGGCTGGAAAGAGGCACCATCGGCATGTTCCGGTATCTCTGATGCCCATTTGGGACAGGCGGCAGACAAATCCCGGAGGCGGCGTCGCAGCGAGTTGAAAAAACTGATCCGCCAAGAGCTGAAACAGGTGCTGCCGGAGTGCGAGATGGGCGATGACGAGCCCTTCCGTACCCATGGTCTGACGTCATTGCTGGCAGTGCGTTTCTGTTCCGGCCTGGGCCAATCACTGGGACTTGCGCTGCCGGTTTCCACGGTGTTCAACCATCCCGACATCACCCGGTTGGCCGATCATCTGTCATGTCTTGGTGATGACGTTGCAACCGGGTCCGGCGAGTCCGTCAGCTGTAAGCATCTGGAAGAACCGCTGGCCGTTGTGGGTGTGGGCTGCCGTCTGCCCGGCGGGATCAATTCCATGGATGAGTATTGGCGTTTCCTGGTTGACGGCAAGGATGCGGTTATTCCGGTGCCGCAGGATCGGTGGGATCGGGAGCGGTACTATGACCCGGATCGTAACGCTCCGGGCAAGATGTACACCTGTGAGGCCGCTTTTCTGACAGCTCCCAGTCCCCGTCTCCAGGATTTTGACGCACATTTTTTCAATATATCCTCCCGTGAGGCGGCCCAGCTTGATCCGCAGCAGCGTCTGCTTCTTGAGGTAAGCTGGGAAGCTTTTGAGCACGCAGGTATCGATCCCTTTGCCTGGCGCGGCAAGAATGTTGGCGTGTTTGTGGGTATGACCAACAACGAGTACAGCCACGCCCACCGTGAATCCTATGTGCGGGAACGCATTGACGCCTATTCCCTCACCGGCACGACGCTGAGCGGAGCCTGTGGCAGAGTTTCCTATTATTACGGTTTTGAAGGACCCTGCTTTTCCGTTGATACGGCCTGTTCTTCGAGTATGGTTGCCCTGCATGCTGCCTGCCGGAGTCTGCGTCAGGGTGAATCCGACATGGCCCTGGTGGGGGGGGTGACCCTGATGCTCACGCCGGATCTGCACATTTGCTTCAGTAAACTCGGGGCTATCAGTCCGGACGGACGAAGCAAGGCCTTTGATGACAGCGCAGATGGTTATGGCCGGGGAGAGGGTGCCGTGGTCGTGCTTTTGAAGCGGTTGAGGGATGCCCAGAGGGACAAGGATCGTATTCTGGGACTGGTCCGGGGTACGGCCCTGAATCAGGATGGCAAGAGCAATGGTCTGACGTCCCCCAATGGTTTGTCACAGCAGAAGGTCATTGCCCAGGCGTTGCGTGATGCCGCCCTGCGGCCCGAAGATGTCAGCTATGTGGAGGCCCATGGTACGGGCACGGCTCTTGGCGATGCCATTGAGCTCGAGGCCCTTGCGGATGCCTATCGGCCCAGTCCGGGCACGCTGCTGCGCATAGGATCTGTCAAGGCCAATATCGGGCATCTGGAGCCGGTTTCCGCCCTTGCCTCCCTGGCCAAGCTCATGTTGTGCCTGGAGCATGGGGCTCTCCCGGCAAATATTCATATCAAGACTCCCAATACCCGCTTTGACTGGCAGGGACGGGGCGTGGAGGCACCGCGGACATTACAGCCCTGGGAGGGTGAACATCCGCGCCGTGCCGGGATGAGTTCTTTTGGTTTTTCCGGGGTCAATGGTCACGCCATTATCGAGGAATATGTGGAGCCTGCGGTTGAGGAATCCACACAGGAGCCATCGGCCTTTCTGCTCCTGCTTTCAGCCAAGACAGAGGAAGCCCTGCGGGATCTGGCCCAGGCAACCGCCCTTGAGGTACAGGATATGACGCCGCATCACCTGGCGGCCCTGTGCCGCAGTGCCGCGTGCCGGAGGCACCATTTTGCCTGGCGGGTGGCCGTTGTGGGCAGTACCCCCGGCGAGGTGGCGGAACAGTTGCGAACGGCCATGCCTGTGCGGGCAGCAGCACAACCCGAGACAATGGGGTTGCTGTTTACCGGGCAGGGTTCGCAGTATCCGGACATGGGACGCTCCCTGTTTGCCATGTATCCGGTCTTTCGCAAGGCACTGGAGGAATGTGACCTTCTTCTTCAAGCCCATGATTTTGATTTGCTGCAGGCGATCTATGGCGGCATGTCGGCAGAGGAGCTGGCTCGTACGGAGTATGCCCAGCCGGTTATAGCCTCGGTGTCGTATGCTCTCTGGCGTTTGTGGGAATCTTTTGGCCTGGGTTTTGATTATGTGGCCGGGCACAGCATTGGTGAATACCCGGCCGCTGTGGCCTCCGGGGTGATGCGCCTGGAAGACATGCTTGTTTTGGCACTTCATCGGGGACGGTGCATGGCCCAGGCTCCGTCAGGAGGTATGGCCGCGGTCTTTGCCTCCGAGGATGAGGTGGCCGGATTGCTGGCCGGGCACCCGCAGATCTGTATTGCAGCGATCAATGCTCCTGTAAGCCTGACGGTTTCCGGGCCCCAGGCCGCCCTGGCTGCCTTTCTCAAGGATCTGAAAGATCGCGGTGTGGCGTATCGGGAACTGCGTGTATCCCATGCCTTTCATTCACCGGATATGGACAAAGCAGCCAAGGCCTTTGAAGGTCCGCTGCAGGAGGTGGAGCTGGCCCGGCCAACACGCATGGACATGATTTCCACGGTCAGCGGGCAGATGGCTTCCCTCGAACTGACACGTTGGACCTATTGGCGTGATCAGATTGTCGCGCCGGTTCGGTTTTTCAGCGCCGTGCAGACCATGAGCGAGCAGTGTTCTCTGGCCGTTGAGGCCGGTCCATCCACGGCATTGTCCGGACTGGTCTGGCAATGTGGCCTCACGTTGCAGTGTTTCCCTACCTTAAGCCCCAAGCAGGACGGATTGAGGTCCCTGTTCGGGGCCATGGCCAGTCTGTATGGTGAGGGTGTGGTCCTGAACTGGGATGAAGTGTTTGCCTCGTTTCCTGACCAATATGTGCCCCTGCCCGGATATCCCTGGCAGCGTCAACAGCATTGGATGGATGTGCAGGTGGATCCGCCGTCGGGGTTTGTCCGGAGTGACCACGTGCCGGGCCACCGTCTGGACAGCCCGGCGTTGGGGGATAGCGCTGTCTTTGTCATGGATTTTTCCGAGACCGGTCCCGGATTCGTGCAGGAACATGTCATTTTCGGCAAGGCCATCAGTCCTGCTGCCGGTCACATGGCCATGATCCTGGCCGCAGTGCGGGAATTGAGGGGCACGGAATGCTGTCAGCTGGGCAACGTGGATTTTCTCAGCCCGCTGGTGGTGGAACCGGGGCAGACCCGGCACGTGCAGGTGATTATCGAGACCCCGCAGGCTTCCGAGAGCCGGTTTCGTCTTGTGAGCCGACAGGGGGAGGAAGACTGGCTGACCCATTGTACCGGCACGGTGATTTTCCAGCCGGGACCGGAATCCGTTCCCGTGCGCAAACCAGGGCAGTTGTTCGCGCATCGGGAAACCAAAACCGCCTTTTATGACCGTTTCCTGGGACAGGGATATGAAGTGGGGCCCGGTTTTCAGCGTATCGAAGATATTTCGGTCCGGGATGGCGAGTCCATGTGCCGGGTACAGGCCCGGCGTGGCGATCCCGGCGAGGCCGGGCATGTGATCTACCCCGGAGCTCTGGATGCCGTGCTGCAGACCATCCTGCCGCCTTTTTTCCACGAACTGGCCGATACCATGATGACCGAGGAGGCCTTGCTCATCCCGCTGCATGTGGAACGGTTGAGCCTGTGGCGACCGGTACCCGAGGCCTTGTGGTGCCATGCCCGGGCCAGACGGGGATCCGGAGATGCAACCCTGGAGGGCGGTACTCTTGCCATGGATGACAAGGGACAGGTGGTCATGGAGCTGTCCGGATTCGTGTTCCGCATGACCGATAGGGCCACCCTGTACCGCCAGATGCACAGTGATCCCCTGCAACAGGTTTATGTGCAGCAATGGGATGACGCGCAGCTGCCAAAGGCCGGTTCCGGGCAGGTGTATGTGGCATCGCTGGGCCGAGCTGAAACAGGGGCTCGTCTGGCCGAGGTCCTTGGCGCCCATGTTCTGCCGACATCAGGCAGGGAATTGGCCCGGGCCCTGGCTGATGTGGATACTTCAGGCGGTCATCTGCTGCTGGTACATGGTCCTTGTTCCGACGTGGATGATCTGGCCGCAGGGGAAATACGGGTCTGTCAGGATATGCTGGTTGCGTTGCAGCAGGCCGTATCCTTTGGATTGCGCGTGCATGTGATCACCAGCGGGGTGATGAAGGTGCTGGAAGACGATGAAGTGCAGCCATCCGGGGCAGGATTGTGGGGTGTTGGAGGCAGTTTCGCCCTGGAGCATCCGGATCTCTGGGGTGGTTGTGTGGACATGCCCGGTACGGCGTGGAGCGACGAGGACATGCAGCTCTGTGCCAGGCTGTGTCAGGCCGAATCAGTGCAGGATCACCGGGCTGTACGTCATGGTCGTGTATATGCCCAGTCATTGGTACACCTCAAGTCGGACCGTCAGGCAGATGCCGTCCCGTTGTCCGGAACGCATGTGATCAGTGGCGGATCCGGTTCCCTTGGGCTGCATCTGGCACGGTGGCTTGGGGACAAGGGCGCCGAGGCCGTGGCCCTGATGTCCCGTTCAGGAATCCGTTCGGAATCCGGGCGTCAGGCCCTGGAGGATCTGCGTCAAAAGGGGGTGCGTGTTTTTGATCTGCAGGTGGACGTGACCGATGTGCTGCAGGTTGAGGCGGCCTTGACCGGTTTGCGACAGGAGGCTCCCCCCCTGCGTGGAGTCTATCATGCGGCCGGTCTTCTGGATGACGGAGTGATCATGGAGATGACCCCAAAGCGTATGCACAAGGTCATGGAGCCCAAAATTACCGGAGCCGTTAATCTGCACCTGGCCACAAGGGATGATGAACTGCAGCATTTTGTTCTCTATTCCTCGGCCGGAACCCTGCTCGGAGCTCAGGGACAAAGCAACTATAATGCGGCCAATCTTTTTTTCAACGTGTTTGCCTGGTGGCGCCAGCAGCAGGGATTGGCGGGTAACAGTGTGTGCTGGGGGCCATGGGCCGAGGGAGGCATGGCCGTGGCAACCAAGCGCCGAGGGGCGCATCTGGAACGTCAGGGCATTGTTTCCCTGCAAGCTGACGATGCTCTGGCAGCATTTCAGGCCGCATCTCCCCTGGCACCGTGTTTTGGGGTCATGCATATGGACTGGAAACGTTTTGCACAGGCCCGGTCTGAATCCCTGCAACAGGGTTCGAACGGCTATTTCGCGTCCCTGATATCCACCCAATGGTTGCACCAGGATGACATGCAAAACGTTGAGGCTGTATTGGGCGATGCGACCGATGCGGCGAGCCTGCTGGAAGGTTTGCGCCTTGTGGCCTGCCGGTTGATCGGGGTTAGCGATCCTGCCCATCTGGCCGTGGAGGTGCCCTTGCTGGAGCAGGGGTTTGATTCCCTCCTGGCCGTGGAATTCCGTAACATTATCGGTCGGGAGCTGGGTCGGACCATACCCGTATCCCTGATTTTTGAATATCCGACCCTGGAAAAGATAGCGGGATGGCTGAGGGGGAGCAACGGTTCGGAAACAGAGGAGCAGATACCCGTGGAAATCGCAAACGTGGACCATTTTGCCGACCGGGACCGGCAGGCCTTGCTGAACGACATTGACAGTTTGCTGGGGGAAGATTGA
- a CDS encoding type I polyketide synthase — MDRAREEQYKTALRRARDLIHELQGEVQTMHEPVAIIGMSCLFPGDAHRDADTPDLFGHLLRSGYDAVVRVPEERAALWQSRHDQDAAPRVPGLEYAALLKHDLFAFDRELFGQIPAEAAMNDPQHRLLLELSWQALLDAGLLPSALAGEDVGVFTGKTGTEYLFDQLGTDRNSADDPYVMTGNMNSAQAGRISYFYDWNGPCQAVESACSTALLAVMNAVNSLRAGECTLAMVGSVNLLLGPTPSHWLNAMHSLAPDGRCKAFGNSANGFGRGEGGGVLVLERLSDAQRQGHRIHAVILGGAVGSDGRSAGFTVPSAAGQRHVISRALANAGIQPAQVGFVETHGTGTPVGDPIEVESLARVYGSRKNKLLIGSVKSNIAHLEAAAGMAGLIKAVLAVRDGVIPASLHCTPLNGLLVWDQLPVQVVAETRPWPEGYERRIAGIDSFGITGTLVHLLVAQPPEPVSDKAGTTRAEPDYRVLPLSARSAAGLSRLAAGCARLLEQGEDFSAMCTAAAARPQEPERLALVAADAQEALTGLRAFVAGKKKRCVVRGRQGKTRPGILFLCSGQGSQQGGMGRELAALFPVFRQVLERCDELAAPRLGYSLLEVMFAENDPRLQDIRCVQPAIYAHQAALAALWRECGVQPDAVFGHSIGEYAAAHIAGVLDLETGLDITLTRGELAASIRDQGAMAAVLGSESEVADVLSTFPGVSLAAVNGPATVTIAGEQGQVDDAVQSLRKRGLESRPLPVSLAFHSPMIEPMLDDFRTFLRGKTFSAPRLRMLSGCSGEYLSADTDWADYFCRQTRRPVRFLDAMLHAREDVYIELGASPILTSYGRQCREDGIWLFSQNPGAVMQPLAQSLARLYVMGCEPDWGWEADGVLRPEAMPVYPFEREHLLPDFVQHPVPRAPGNKGPIMPDSSFSPEKMAGHGGGDVSAQLALLQQETFRQVCQMQQEFLGAGSDGEKGA; from the coding sequence ATGGATCGTGCACGGGAAGAGCAGTACAAGACTGCATTACGCAGGGCGCGGGATCTCATTCATGAGCTGCAGGGAGAGGTGCAGACCATGCATGAACCCGTGGCCATCATAGGCATGTCCTGCCTTTTTCCTGGTGATGCCCACCGGGATGCGGACACGCCGGACCTCTTTGGCCATCTGCTGCGTTCCGGATACGATGCGGTTGTCCGGGTGCCCGAAGAGCGTGCAGCATTGTGGCAAAGCCGTCATGACCAAGACGCAGCTCCGCGTGTACCCGGCCTTGAGTATGCGGCCCTGCTCAAACATGATCTTTTTGCCTTTGACCGGGAGCTTTTCGGACAGATCCCTGCGGAAGCGGCCATGAATGACCCTCAGCACCGTCTGTTGCTGGAATTGTCATGGCAGGCCCTGCTGGATGCTGGCTTGCTGCCGTCGGCTCTGGCCGGTGAGGACGTTGGCGTTTTCACAGGCAAGACCGGCACGGAGTACCTTTTCGACCAGTTGGGTACGGACCGCAATTCCGCAGATGATCCCTATGTCATGACCGGGAACATGAACAGTGCCCAGGCCGGACGCATTTCCTATTTTTACGATTGGAACGGGCCCTGCCAGGCCGTGGAATCGGCGTGTTCCACTGCCCTGCTTGCCGTGATGAATGCCGTGAACAGTCTGCGGGCCGGTGAATGTACGCTGGCCATGGTTGGATCGGTCAATCTGCTGCTGGGGCCCACGCCCAGTCATTGGTTGAACGCCATGCATTCCCTGGCGCCCGACGGACGGTGCAAGGCCTTTGGAAACAGCGCAAACGGCTTTGGCCGAGGTGAGGGCGGCGGCGTTCTTGTGCTGGAGCGATTATCCGATGCCCAGCGTCAGGGGCATCGCATCCATGCCGTGATTCTGGGCGGAGCTGTGGGCTCGGACGGCAGGAGTGCGGGATTCACCGTCCCCAGTGCGGCCGGGCAACGGCACGTTATCTCGCGGGCCCTGGCCAATGCGGGCATACAGCCTGCCCAGGTGGGGTTTGTGGAAACACATGGAACAGGCACCCCTGTGGGAGATCCCATTGAGGTGGAGAGCCTGGCCCGGGTTTATGGATCACGCAAGAACAAACTCCTTATCGGGTCGGTCAAAAGCAATATCGCCCACCTGGAAGCAGCAGCGGGCATGGCCGGACTGATCAAGGCCGTACTTGCGGTACGCGACGGCGTGATACCCGCCAGTCTGCATTGCACCCCGCTGAACGGTTTGCTGGTGTGGGATCAACTGCCCGTCCAGGTTGTGGCAGAGACCCGGCCCTGGCCTGAAGGGTATGAACGGCGCATCGCCGGTATTGACAGCTTCGGGATCACAGGAACTCTTGTACATCTTTTGGTGGCTCAGCCGCCGGAGCCCGTGTCTGACAAGGCCGGGACCACGAGGGCAGAGCCGGATTACCGGGTACTGCCCTTGTCCGCGCGCTCTGCTGCCGGTCTGAGTCGTCTGGCTGCTGGTTGTGCACGGCTGCTGGAACAGGGGGAGGATTTTTCGGCCATGTGCACGGCTGCTGCTGCGCGGCCCCAGGAACCGGAACGCCTGGCCCTGGTTGCGGCTGATGCACAAGAAGCCTTGACCGGTCTGCGCGCCTTTGTTGCCGGCAAGAAAAAGCGGTGTGTTGTTCGGGGAAGGCAGGGAAAAACCAGGCCCGGCATCCTGTTTCTGTGCAGTGGTCAGGGCTCGCAACAGGGCGGCATGGGCCGGGAGCTGGCCGCCTTGTTTCCGGTTTTTCGCCAAGTGCTGGAGCGGTGTGATGAGCTGGCTGCGCCGCGTCTGGGGTATTCCCTGCTGGAGGTCATGTTTGCCGAGAACGATCCCCGACTCCAGGATATCCGTTGTGTTCAGCCGGCCATTTATGCCCATCAGGCGGCTCTGGCCGCTCTCTGGCGGGAATGTGGCGTGCAGCCTGACGCTGTTTTCGGACACAGTATCGGAGAATATGCAGCCGCTCATATTGCAGGGGTGTTGGACTTGGAGACGGGTCTGGACATAACCCTGACCCGTGGTGAGCTGGCAGCTTCCATCCGTGACCAGGGAGCCATGGCAGCCGTTCTGGGGAGCGAAAGCGAAGTGGCCGACGTCCTGAGCACGTTTCCCGGGGTGTCCCTGGCAGCGGTCAATGGCCCTGCGACCGTGACCATTGCCGGAGAACAGGGCCAGGTGGATGATGCCGTGCAGAGTCTGCGCAAACGCGGTCTGGAGAGTCGGCCTCTTCCCGTGTCCCTGGCATTTCACAGCCCCATGATCGAACCCATGCTTGATGATTTCCGAACCTTTTTGCGCGGCAAAACCTTTTCTGCGCCCAGGTTGCGCATGCTCTCGGGGTGCAGTGGCGAGTATCTGTCTGCAGATACGGACTGGGCGGATTATTTTTGTCGCCAGACGCGCAGGCCCGTACGTTTTCTTGATGCCATGCTCCACGCCCGGGAGGATGTCTACATCGAGCTTGGTGCCAGCCCGATTCTGACCTCATACGGTCGTCAGTGCCGGGAAGATGGCATATGGCTTTTTTCCCAGAATCCCGGCGCGGTGATGCAACCTCTGGCTCAGAGTCTGGCCCGCCTTTATGTCATGGGCTGTGAACCGGATTGGGGCTGGGAGGCTGACGGTGTGCTGCGACCTGAAGCCATGCCGGTTTATCCTTTTGAACGGGAACACCTGCTGCCTGATTTTGTGCAGCATCCCGTGCCCAGGGCACCTGGAAACAAAGGGCCGATCATGCCGGATTCTTCCTTCAGCCCTGAAAAGATGGCTGGACATGGAGGGGGAGATGTGTCTGCGCAACTGGCCTTGCTGCAACAGGAAACATTCCGGCAGGTCTGCCAGATGCAGCAGGAGTTTTTGGGTGCCGGTTCTGATGGAGAAAAAGGGGCATGA
- a CDS encoding thioesterase II family protein, translating into MITLFLLGHAGGSASMYPALFPNLSSRVQLVPLDLPGHGQRMGEALLDNIPDMVADLQCQVEAYVDGNKNDYALFGHSMGGILAYALTTALQETARMMPQHVIISSTCTPGRHHIAPQLPFLPDEELWVKSAGYFGGIQDQIVASRELMTLFVPILRTDLKAVLDWSPSPCEAVDVPMTVVCGDRDIVDEADVLVWRRYTTEDFVSSVLPGGHFHVLERPSGVETVLKNTLGQYVSGHGNCSAAYDPRES; encoded by the coding sequence ATGATCACCCTGTTTTTGCTTGGTCATGCAGGCGGAAGTGCTTCCATGTATCCGGCGCTTTTCCCGAATTTGTCATCCCGGGTACAACTCGTACCTCTGGATCTGCCCGGGCACGGCCAGCGCATGGGCGAGGCCCTGTTGGACAATATCCCGGATATGGTTGCCGATTTGCAGTGTCAGGTGGAGGCCTATGTCGACGGCAACAAGAACGATTATGCGTTGTTCGGCCACAGCATGGGCGGTATCCTGGCCTATGCATTGACCACGGCCTTGCAGGAAACGGCACGCATGATGCCGCAGCACGTGATTATTTCCAGTACCTGTACGCCGGGACGTCACCATATTGCGCCCCAGTTGCCCTTTCTTCCCGATGAGGAGTTGTGGGTAAAAAGCGCCGGCTATTTCGGTGGGATACAGGATCAGATTGTTGCCAGTCGCGAGTTGATGACCTTGTTTGTTCCCATTTTGCGCACCGATCTGAAGGCCGTTTTGGACTGGTCTCCCTCGCCTTGTGAGGCCGTGGACGTGCCCATGACCGTCGTGTGTGGTGACAGGGATATTGTTGATGAGGCTGACGTTCTGGTTTGGAGGCGTTATACCACGGAAGATTTTGTTTCATCAGTCCTGCCGGGAGGGCATTTTCATGTTCTGGAACGGCCATCCGGAGTGGAGACGGTTCTGAAAAACACCCTTGGACAATATGTTTCAGGGCATGGGAATTGTTCTGCCGCATATGATCCCCGGGAGTCATGA
- a CDS encoding 4'-phosphopantetheinyl transferase family protein produces the protein MKTTSLLLAAPVEHMDRVDETTFLSLIPDADSRFIRRNRRRSDRLQRMLARLLVAYGMQYLEGWNMDRGLAALGHESKGRPILAGSGRPISLSHSGRWAVCAIGSADQSCIGVDVEKVRPLQVEEFAIAFTPTELQVIRQQPDPASDLIRRWTIKEAILKALGTGLLTNPLDMETLTCPLTAKNLSWFWRHYPLEKGYWLTVGTPPPPSVMPLLLPTAEDLVSGIKKPPGHTA, from the coding sequence ATGAAGACCACCTCCCTGCTCCTGGCTGCACCTGTCGAGCACATGGACAGGGTAGACGAAACCACGTTCCTCTCCCTGATCCCGGACGCCGACAGCCGTTTTATCCGTCGCAACCGGCGCAGGAGTGATCGGTTGCAACGGATGCTGGCCAGGCTGCTCGTGGCTTACGGCATGCAATATCTTGAGGGATGGAACATGGACAGGGGATTGGCCGCGTTGGGTCATGAGTCCAAGGGCAGACCAATACTTGCGGGCAGTGGGCGGCCCATCAGTCTCAGTCATTCCGGCCGCTGGGCGGTCTGTGCCATAGGCAGTGCCGACCAGTCGTGTATCGGCGTGGATGTGGAAAAGGTACGCCCGCTGCAAGTGGAAGAATTTGCCATTGCCTTCACCCCAACGGAACTGCAGGTCATCCGCCAACAGCCAGATCCCGCATCGGATCTCATCAGACGCTGGACCATCAAGGAAGCCATTCTCAAGGCCCTGGGCACGGGCTTGCTGACCAACCCCCTGGACATGGAGACACTCACATGTCCCCTGACAGCCAAAAATCTGTCCTGGTTCTGGCGCCATTATCCATTGGAAAAGGGATACTGGCTGACAGTGGGCACACCGCCGCCCCCATCAGTCATGCCCTTGCTTCTGCCCACAGCCGAGGACCTGGTTTCGGGCATAAAAAAACCTCCAGGCCACACGGCTTGA